In the Carboxydothermus hydrogenoformans Z-2901 genome, one interval contains:
- a CDS encoding protein arginine kinase, translating to MSLLTNSFSPWMAGTGTDADIVVSSRIRLARNLKDVPFPHLMDEETAGFVTKEVEKAVTSRGFKQKFGKTEFFKLVTLAPIERQVLVEKHLISPDHADGHPRRAFACTEDERIALMINEEDHIRLQVLLPGLELREAYNIATMVDDKLEEKLFYAFSEKYGYLTACPTNTGTGIRASTMLHLPGLTYTNQIPSLLNNTAKLGLTVRGLYGEGTKARGDLYQVSNQITLGLTEEEIIENVISVTRQIINQERMAREALYRENRHALEDELWRSYGILTSARMISSDEAMNLLSKVRLGVELKILPEIKRSVFNELIVATAPAYLTNLAQRPLDPAERDWERAKIIREKLKSN from the coding sequence ATGAGTTTATTAACCAATAGTTTTTCTCCCTGGATGGCCGGTACCGGAACTGATGCGGATATCGTGGTTTCAAGTCGTATCAGACTTGCCCGCAACTTAAAAGATGTCCCGTTTCCCCATTTGATGGACGAAGAAACCGCAGGTTTTGTTACAAAAGAGGTGGAAAAGGCCGTTACCAGCAGGGGGTTTAAACAAAAATTTGGCAAGACCGAGTTTTTTAAATTAGTTACGTTAGCGCCTATTGAACGGCAGGTGCTGGTGGAAAAACATTTAATTAGCCCTGACCATGCCGATGGCCATCCCCGGCGGGCTTTTGCCTGTACGGAAGATGAGCGAATAGCTTTGATGATAAATGAAGAAGACCATATTCGCTTACAGGTTCTCTTGCCGGGATTGGAACTGAGGGAAGCATATAATATTGCTACCATGGTCGATGATAAATTAGAAGAAAAGCTGTTTTATGCTTTCTCCGAAAAATACGGTTACTTAACTGCTTGCCCTACCAATACCGGTACGGGAATTCGAGCTTCAACTATGTTGCACCTCCCGGGTTTAACCTATACCAATCAAATTCCCAGCCTTTTAAACAATACTGCCAAACTTGGACTTACGGTCCGGGGATTATACGGCGAAGGAACAAAAGCCCGCGGAGATTTGTATCAGGTATCTAACCAGATTACCCTTGGTTTAACGGAGGAGGAAATTATCGAGAATGTTATTTCGGTTACCCGGCAAATAATAAATCAGGAGCGAATGGCACGGGAAGCTTTATACCGGGAAAACCGGCATGCTTTGGAGGATGAACTGTGGCGGTCATACGGTATTTTGACTAGTGCCCGGATGATATCTTCCGATGAGGCAATGAACTTACTATCAAAAGTGAGGTTAGGAGTGGAATTAAAGATACTTCCGGAGATTAAGCGGAGTGTATTTAATGAGTTAATTGTAGCTACAGCTCCGGCTTATCTCACAAATTTGGCCCAGAGACCCTTAGATCCTGCTGAACGGGACTGGGAACGGGCGAAAATTATCAGGGAAAAATTAAAAAGTAATTAA
- a CDS encoding UvrB/UvrC motif-containing protein, whose amino-acid sequence MLCERCGQNPATMHITRVINGQKTEMNLCTQCAQELGHTFNFSPQLTFQNLLKGLMGHDVLGDFGISGGNVGVTKRCPVCGLTENQFINSGFLGCSQCYETFKDRVEQALRKIHGSTEHRGKFPAKTGGKIKILREIENLKKALNEAVSKEEFEKAAELRDKIKELEASLKE is encoded by the coding sequence ATGTTATGTGAACGCTGTGGGCAAAATCCAGCCACCATGCATATTACCAGAGTAATAAATGGGCAAAAAACGGAAATGAATCTTTGTACTCAATGTGCTCAGGAATTGGGTCATACTTTTAATTTTTCACCTCAACTAACTTTTCAAAACTTATTAAAAGGACTTATGGGGCATGATGTTTTAGGGGATTTTGGCATTTCTGGAGGAAATGTAGGTGTCACTAAAAGATGTCCTGTCTGCGGACTTACCGAAAACCAATTTATTAATTCAGGTTTCTTGGGATGCAGCCAGTGTTATGAAACCTTTAAAGACAGAGTAGAACAAGCTTTAAGAAAAATACACGGAAGTACCGAACACCGTGGCAAATTTCCAGCAAAGACTGGCGGTAAAATAAAAATACTACGGGAAATTGAAAACTTAAAAAAAGCTTTAAATGAAGCGGTAAGTAAAGAAGAGTTTGAAAAAGCGGCGGAATTACGGGATAAAATAAAAGAATTAGAAGCTTCTCTTAAAGAGTAG
- a CDS encoding CtsR family transcriptional regulator, whose translation MMPSLADLIEQYIKKLIQESEDRVVEIQRNELAEKLRCVPSQINYVLATRFTLEHGYLIESRRGGGGYIRIIKIADQDREAFYQRIFEAIGDAVSESKAREIIKALYEAGSITEREKRLLTIAVDRKVLQVPLPYRDELRALLLKSMIAGVLNAEEGN comes from the coding sequence ATGATGCCTTCGCTTGCTGATTTGATTGAGCAGTATATCAAAAAACTAATCCAAGAAAGTGAAGACCGGGTGGTGGAAATTCAAAGAAATGAGCTTGCTGAAAAGTTAAGATGCGTACCTTCCCAGATAAATTATGTTTTAGCAACCCGTTTTACTCTCGAACATGGTTACCTAATTGAAAGCCGACGTGGTGGGGGCGGTTATATCCGCATTATAAAAATTGCCGACCAGGACCGGGAAGCATTTTATCAAAGAATATTTGAGGCAATTGGTGATGCCGTTTCAGAAAGTAAAGCCCGGGAAATTATTAAGGCTTTATATGAAGCCGGAAGCATTACCGAAAGGGAAAAGAGGCTTTTAACAATTGCTGTTGACCGTAAAGTATTGCAGGTACCATTACCCTATCGAGATGAATTAAGAGCACTTCTTCTAAAAAGTATGATAGCGGGAGTGCTTAATGCGGAGGAGGGGAATTAA
- a CDS encoding ABC transporter ATP-binding protein, with the protein MVENILVAKNLSKYFNLGHGQVLKAVDRVNLAIRKGETVGLVGESGCGKTTLGRVLAGLYQPTAGTIEYAGQDIAKMSKKERYGLHRKIQMIFQDPYASLNPRMTIGEIIAEPIDIHRLATGEERNSRVIELLELVGLNEEHANRFPHELSGGQRQRIGIARALAVKPEFIVLDEPTSALDVSIRAQVINLLEELRKQFGLTYLFISHDLSTVRYLSDRIAVMYLGRIVEITESRRLYENPLHPYTRALLSAVPIADPRIEASRQRIILKGDVPSPINPPEGCRFASRCQYADERCRKETPELLEVEPGHLTACFKPGIK; encoded by the coding sequence GTGGTAGAAAATATCTTAGTGGCAAAAAATCTTTCTAAATACTTTAATTTAGGCCATGGTCAGGTATTAAAAGCGGTTGACCGGGTAAATTTAGCCATACGAAAAGGAGAAACGGTGGGGTTAGTTGGAGAATCGGGATGTGGTAAAACAACTCTTGGCCGAGTATTAGCCGGACTTTATCAACCAACCGCTGGAACGATTGAATACGCAGGCCAGGATATTGCCAAGATGAGCAAAAAAGAGAGATACGGTTTGCATAGGAAAATTCAGATGATATTTCAGGACCCTTACGCATCTCTAAATCCCCGGATGACCATTGGTGAAATTATTGCGGAACCAATTGACATCCATCGTTTGGCTACCGGAGAGGAAAGAAACAGCCGGGTAATTGAGCTTTTAGAACTGGTGGGATTAAATGAGGAACATGCTAACCGCTTTCCCCATGAATTATCCGGGGGACAGAGGCAGAGAATTGGGATAGCCAGAGCACTGGCGGTAAAACCGGAATTTATAGTTTTAGATGAACCGACTTCGGCATTAGACGTTTCCATTCGTGCGCAGGTAATTAATCTGTTAGAAGAGTTAAGAAAGCAATTTGGTTTAACTTACTTATTTATTTCCCATGACTTATCCACCGTTAGATATTTAAGCGATAGAATTGCGGTCATGTATTTAGGCCGTATTGTGGAAATTACGGAAAGTAGAAGACTTTACGAAAATCCCTTGCATCCCTATACCAGAGCCCTACTTTCAGCTGTACCAATTGCCGATCCTCGGATTGAAGCAAGCCGTCAGAGAATTATCTTAAAGGGGGATGTTCCGAGCCCAATTAATCCACCCGAAGGATGCCGGTTTGCTTCAAGGTGTCAGTATGCGGACGAACGCTGCCGCAAGGAGACGCCGGAACTATTAGAAGTGGAACCCGGACACTTAACAGCCTGTTTTAAACCAGGGATAAAATAA
- a CDS encoding ABC transporter ATP-binding protein — translation MANILEVKDLRVNFKTFAGDVQAVRGVTFSVKKGEVVAIVGESGCGKSVTAHTIMKLIPTPPGKIVSGQILFNGEDLVPKTQEQMAKIRGKEIGMVSQDPMTSLNPTLTIGTQLGEVLRVHQGLKGEAAKERMIELLKMVGINQPEKRLKQYPHEFSGGMRQRVLIAIALACNPQLLIADEPTTALDVTIQAQILELLKELQNKLHMSVIIITHDLGVVAGFSERVVVMYAGKVVEEGNTEEIFYNAKHPYTWGLLKSVPRLDQDRSVPLVPITGRPPDLINPPKGCAFWPRCEHAMKICAMYEPPETEVSPGHRVSCWLNAEEVKKLTAKAVD, via the coding sequence GTGGCAAACATTTTAGAAGTAAAAGACCTCAGGGTAAACTTTAAAACTTTTGCCGGCGATGTCCAAGCTGTCCGCGGTGTAACCTTTAGTGTCAAAAAAGGTGAAGTTGTTGCCATCGTCGGGGAATCGGGGTGTGGCAAATCTGTTACAGCCCACACGATAATGAAGTTAATCCCTACACCTCCGGGGAAAATTGTCAGCGGGCAAATCCTTTTTAACGGGGAGGACTTGGTCCCCAAAACCCAGGAACAGATGGCGAAAATACGGGGTAAAGAGATTGGAATGGTCTCGCAAGACCCCATGACTTCCTTAAATCCCACTTTAACCATTGGAACCCAACTGGGTGAGGTACTGCGGGTTCACCAGGGATTAAAAGGTGAAGCAGCAAAAGAGCGGATGATTGAACTATTAAAGATGGTAGGAATTAACCAGCCGGAAAAGAGGTTAAAGCAATATCCCCATGAGTTTTCCGGTGGGATGCGCCAGAGGGTTTTAATTGCCATAGCCCTTGCCTGCAACCCACAGCTTTTAATCGCGGACGAGCCTACTACAGCTTTAGATGTTACCATTCAGGCCCAGATTTTGGAGCTTTTAAAAGAGCTGCAAAATAAACTGCATATGTCGGTTATTATCATAACCCACGATTTGGGTGTTGTAGCTGGATTTTCCGAGCGAGTTGTGGTTATGTATGCCGGAAAAGTGGTGGAAGAAGGAAATACCGAAGAAATTTTTTACAATGCGAAACATCCCTATACCTGGGGACTTTTAAAATCGGTTCCGCGTTTAGACCAAGACCGGTCAGTTCCATTGGTTCCCATTACCGGTCGGCCGCCGGATTTAATAAATCCGCCTAAAGGTTGTGCATTTTGGCCTCGCTGCGAACATGCCATGAAAATCTGTGCTATGTACGAACCACCGGAAACTGAAGTTTCTCCTGGTCACCGGGTTAGCTGCTGGCTTAATGCCGAGGAAGTTAAAAAGCTTACAGCAAAGGCGGTGGATTAA
- a CDS encoding ABC transporter permease, translating into MDITKEMVEKIRTEEKNAEAITRPKTTYWQDVVRSFRKNKLAVLGLTIIMLLIIMAIIGPSISGHTYYEQSVIDANQPPNSNYYFGTDYLGRDLFTRIWYGARISLTIGVITTIICFVIGVLYGGISGYFGGKLDEVMMRIVEILSSIPFLLYVILLMVVLGPGLKTIFVALGAVYWLNMARIVRGQVLSLKEQEFVLAAKVLGASPLRILVRHIIPNTMGPIIVAMTLMIPEAIFTEAWLSFLGLGVSAPMASWGSLASEGLESIQVYPWQLFFPAFFISITMLAFNFVGDGLRDALDPRARR; encoded by the coding sequence ATGGATATAACAAAAGAAATGGTAGAAAAGATAAGAACAGAAGAAAAAAATGCTGAAGCAATAACAAGACCAAAAACTACTTACTGGCAAGATGTTGTAAGAAGTTTTAGGAAAAATAAACTTGCGGTATTAGGTCTTACAATAATAATGTTACTTATAATTATGGCGATTATTGGTCCTAGTATTTCTGGTCATACCTATTATGAACAAAGTGTAATTGATGCAAATCAACCTCCAAACAGCAATTATTATTTTGGTACTGATTATTTGGGACGAGATTTGTTTACGAGAATATGGTATGGTGCAAGGATATCCTTAACAATTGGCGTTATTACTACCATAATTTGTTTTGTTATTGGGGTATTGTATGGTGGTATTTCAGGATACTTTGGAGGAAAATTAGATGAAGTAATGATGAGGATAGTTGAAATCCTTTCGAGTATACCCTTCTTGCTTTATGTAATTTTACTGATGGTTGTGCTTGGGCCAGGATTAAAAACAATATTTGTAGCGTTAGGAGCTGTTTACTGGCTAAATATGGCGAGAATAGTAAGAGGACAAGTTCTATCTTTAAAAGAACAAGAATTTGTTCTTGCAGCGAAGGTGTTAGGAGCAAGCCCGCTTCGAATTTTAGTTAGACACATAATTCCGAATACAATGGGTCCGATTATTGTTGCCATGACCTTAATGATTCCAGAAGCTATTTTTACTGAAGCCTGGTTGAGTTTTTTAGGGTTAGGGGTTTCAGCCCCAATGGCAAGTTGGGGTAGCTTAGCAAGCGAAGGGCTTGAATCAATTCAAGTTTATCCGTGGCAATTATTTTTCCCGGCGTTCTTTATCAGTATAACCATGCTGGCTTTTAACTTTGTTGGTGACGGGTTAAGAGATGCCTTAGACCCGCGGGCCAGAAGATAG
- a CDS encoding ABC transporter permease, with translation MFAIIRQRIFSGIIAVWLIATITFFLMHSIPGGPFTDAKKLPPEVEKNLMAKYHLDQPLLKQYEYYMLNLLKGDLGVSIKYEGRTVNEIIKDGFPVSASLGFIALLIAVTFGVLLGIISALKKNSILDYISVIIATIGFSVPSFILATLLMYIFALKLNLLPAALWETPANAILPSISLAFLPMAFITRMVRANLLEELEKDYIKTARAKGLSEKTVIFKHALKNAILPVVTYLGPMAAGIFTGSFVIEKIFVIPGLGRDFVTSITNRDYTVIMGLTIFYSVLLIFMNLLVDISYGFIDPRIKLGKGE, from the coding sequence TTGTTTGCGATAATAAGACAAAGAATTTTTAGTGGAATTATTGCAGTTTGGTTGATTGCAACAATTACGTTTTTTTTAATGCATTCCATACCTGGAGGACCTTTTACGGATGCAAAAAAACTCCCACCAGAGGTTGAGAAAAATTTAATGGCAAAATATCATTTAGATCAACCATTATTAAAACAGTATGAATATTATATGCTCAATTTACTAAAAGGTGATCTTGGGGTTTCGATAAAATATGAAGGTAGAACGGTTAATGAAATAATTAAAGATGGTTTTCCGGTTTCGGCGTCTTTAGGGTTTATTGCATTATTAATTGCAGTTACATTTGGAGTGCTTTTGGGCATAATTTCAGCATTGAAAAAAAATAGTATTTTGGATTATATAAGTGTTATAATAGCTACTATTGGTTTTTCAGTTCCAAGTTTTATTCTAGCTACGTTATTAATGTATATTTTTGCTCTTAAATTGAATCTTTTACCAGCAGCATTATGGGAAACACCGGCAAATGCTATACTTCCGTCTATTTCACTTGCCTTTTTACCAATGGCTTTTATTACTAGAATGGTGCGGGCGAATCTACTGGAAGAGTTAGAAAAAGATTATATAAAAACTGCAAGGGCAAAAGGTTTAAGTGAAAAAACAGTGATATTTAAACATGCCCTGAAAAATGCTATTTTACCTGTTGTAACATATTTAGGACCAATGGCTGCGGGTATTTTTACCGGAAGCTTTGTTATTGAAAAAATATTTGTTATCCCCGGATTAGGTAGAGATTTTGTTACAAGTATTACGAATCGGGATTACACGGTAATTATGGGTCTTACGATTTTTTACAGTGTATTATTAATATTTATGAATTTATTAGTTGATATATCTTATGGCTTTATTGATCCTAGAATTAAGTTAGGCAAAGGAGAGTAA